From Podospora bellae-mahoneyi strain CBS 112042 chromosome 3, whole genome shotgun sequence, the proteins below share one genomic window:
- a CDS encoding hypothetical protein (EggNog:ENOG503P1QU): protein MPHSPKPSPSSNRRRNLNQPPSSTATTAATTALTRALSPTPAPRSSSLATPSLRNTTSNLHPTTPSRTSSLSLSRNPSPSPARPKEEPGHYNMQDSPEDELSALQQENLHLKDNINALDAQNTLLRDILRQVKTDHRQELAQLQDQIRGLKEFVSKSGNGGAGINGSGQTTSDEVFEEGMGKLGNGLQNWVLVYWRRSKIDLSHASEATLTELDRIVPTYRDLVSTAKIHLLQSLVSRLLTESIFNTYFVGLSPSEADKLAEAEKSLGTYATSPEMMSQWRSLTLAILQKDASGKLQRETSTIVDALVAKVNRLLDEITSSKSNDARDQGLRSLIASAVDLSRLLAVQKAVFAVHMPQVLPHQQIMFDAETMEDIGGEDEEGLFEREISCVTFPGIIKRGDETGGHLQFRNVISKARVLCCPE, encoded by the exons ATGCCCCACTCTCCAAAaccatccccttcttccaaccgccgccgcaacttgaaccaacccccctcatcaacagcaacaacagcagccaccacggCCCTCACCCGAGCCCTCTCACCAACGCCCGCCcctcgctcctcctccctcgcaaCCCCCTCCTTACGGAACACCACATCGAATCTCCATCCGACAACCCCATCTcgaacctcctccctctccctctcccgcaacccatccccatccccggcCCGCCCAAAAGAAGAACCAGGCCACTACAACATGCAGGACAGTCCAGAAGACGAGCTATCAGCGCTCCAACAAGAAAACCTCCATCTCAaagacaacatcaacgcccTCGACGCCCAGAACACCCTCCTAAGGGACATCCTCCGCCAGGTAAAAACAGACCACAGGCAAGAACTCGCCCAGCTCCAAGACCAAATACGAGGGTTGAAGGAGTTCGTCAGTAAATCGGGCAACGGCGGGGCGGGAATCAACGGGTCCGGGCAAACAACAAGCGACGAGGTCTTTGAGGAGGGCATGGGCAAGCTAGGGAATGGCCTGCAGAACTGGGTTTTGGTTtattggaggaggagtaagATTG ACCTCTCCCACGCCAGCGAGGCTACCCTCACAGAACTTGACCGCATAGTCCCAACATACAGAGACCTCGTCTCAACAGCCAAGATCCACCTCCTACAGTCCCTCGTCTCGCGACTGCTCACCGAGTCAATATTCAACACCTACTTCGTCGGTTTATCCCCCTCAGAAGCCGACAAGCTagccgaagccgaaaagTCATTGGGCACCTATG CAACCTCCCCTGAAATGATGTCCCAGTGGCGCTCCCTAACCCTGGCCATCCTCCAAAAGGACGCCAGCGGGAAGCTACAAAGAGAAACCTCGACCATCGTAGACGCCCTCGTGGCCAAAGTCAACAGGCTGCTCGACGAGATAACATCCTCAAAGTCCAACGATGCCCGAGACCAGGGTCTCCGGTCCCTCATCGCCAGCGCTGTCGATCTGTCACGCCTGCTTGCTGTCCAAAAAGCCGTCTTTGCTGTCCACATGCCTCAAgtcctcccccaccagcaaatCATGTTTGACGCCGAGACCATGGAAGACATCGGCggtgaagacgaagagggcCTGTTCGAACGAGAGATCTCCTGCGTGACATTCCCCGGAATCATCAAGAGAGGTGACGAGACTGGCGGGCATCTTCAGTTCCGGAACGTGATCTCAAAGGCAAGAGTCCTCTGTTGTCCCGAATAA
- a CDS encoding hypothetical protein (EggNog:ENOG503P38X; COG:K), whose product MPPRPKPPPPTHFLCIPLVTPTSRPQLTASLSAFKEEVTLPPPQGFSLPETAIRPLGTLHLTLGIFSFPPPPSPLVSGDRSGASIPPSEGRLEKAKSVLAGLNLSEMWSSVKKEGEPDQPRVTLRGLASMHPLPTTAVLYAPPTDENFTGSLQRFCESVRERFLQVGEEGEKLMVEDGRPLLLHATIVNTVYVKGRDKQRHRGRHGKERMVVEKAGDIIERYEDQIWMRDVRVERVAICKMGAKKVLDEKGGETGEEEYEVVGEVEF is encoded by the coding sequence ATGCCTCCCAGGCCCAAACCGCCACCGCCCACGCACTTTCTGTGCATCCCCTTGGTCACACCCACCTCTCGCCCCCAACTAACCGCCTCGCTCTCTGCCTTCAAAGAAGAAGTCACGCTCCCCCCTCCGCAAGGGTTTTCCCTACCAGAGACGGCTATTCGACCTCTGGGGACTCTACATTTGACACTTGGCATCTTCAgcttcccgccgccgccgtcgccgttggtgagtggtgatCGTTCTGGCGCGAGCATACCACCGAGCGAGGGTAGACTGGAGAAGGCAAAATCTGTTTTGGCTGGGTTGAATTTGAGTGAGATGTGGAGTTCTGTtaaaaaggagggggagccaGACCAGCCGAGGGTTACGCTTAGGGGTCTGGCGAGCATGCACCCGCTGCCGACAACCGCCGTCTTGTACGCCCCGCCTACGGATGAGAACTTCACTGGTTCACTTCAGAGGTTTTGCGAGTCTGTCAGGGAAAGATTTTTAcaggttggggaagagggggagaagttgatggtggaggatggccggccgttgttgttgcacGCTACGATTGTGAATACTGTTTATGTCAAGGGGCGGGATAAGCAGAGACATAGGGGAAGACATGGCAaagagaggatggtggtggagaaggcgGGGGATATTATCGAGCGGTATGAGGACCAGATCTGGATGAGAGATGTGAGGGTGGAAAGGGTGGCTATTTGTAAGATGGGGGCGAAAAAGGTTTTggatgaaaaggggggggagacgggggaggaggagtatgaggttgtgggggaggttgagttTTAG